The Inquilinus sp. Marseille-Q2685 genome has a segment encoding these proteins:
- a CDS encoding DNA polymerase Y family protein translates to MGRIVSLWLPNWPITRLRLTTPPDAWPAEPVAIVETVEQRRQVVAVDGRGWAAGIRPGQKATDARAVLPALALVPADPAADARALARLVRWAGRYSPAVAPCPPDGLWLDITGCAHLWGGEDGLLADLAGRLERRGLPARIAVAGSFGAAWALAHYDRADRRILPDGTEHEALTPLPMAALRLGEDEVAALRRIGLTRIGELLAAPRAGLARRFGAGPLLRLDQALGRAEETVGFRRPPTPWFARLAFAEPIGTPEDLQRAIAALAADLCARLEARMMGAAQFIAAFHRVDGRCQTIAIRTALPVRDPARVGRLLADRLDRVDPGFGIEVATLRADRVAPVAGRQSGLSTLEGESAGIADLAGFVDIVGNRIGFDRIWRPAAVERHLPERCVAPRPPLAPDQGKPWPSSWIRPLRLLRRPEPIKAIAQIPDDPPTSFQWAGKTHRVRRADGPERIAYEWWRQARPQDRAEPDMIRDYYRVEDETGRRFWLYRAGLYREGETARWYLHGMFD, encoded by the coding sequence ATGGGACGGATCGTCTCGCTGTGGTTGCCGAACTGGCCGATCACGCGGCTGCGGCTGACCACGCCTCCCGACGCCTGGCCGGCTGAGCCGGTCGCGATCGTCGAGACCGTCGAGCAGCGGCGCCAGGTGGTGGCGGTGGACGGCCGCGGCTGGGCCGCCGGCATCCGGCCCGGCCAGAAGGCGACCGACGCCCGCGCCGTGCTGCCGGCGCTGGCCCTGGTCCCGGCCGATCCTGCCGCCGATGCCCGGGCCCTGGCCCGGCTGGTGCGCTGGGCCGGCCGCTACAGCCCCGCCGTCGCCCCCTGCCCGCCCGACGGGCTGTGGCTCGACATCACCGGCTGCGCCCATCTCTGGGGCGGCGAGGACGGGCTGCTGGCCGACCTGGCCGGGCGGCTGGAACGCCGGGGCCTGCCCGCCCGCATCGCCGTCGCCGGCAGCTTCGGCGCCGCCTGGGCGCTGGCGCATTACGACCGGGCCGATCGGCGGATCCTGCCGGACGGCACCGAGCACGAGGCCCTGACCCCGCTGCCGATGGCGGCGCTGCGGCTGGGCGAGGACGAGGTCGCGGCGCTGCGGCGGATCGGCCTGACCCGGATCGGCGAGCTGCTGGCGGCGCCGCGCGCCGGCCTGGCCCGCCGCTTCGGCGCCGGCCCGCTGCTGCGGCTGGACCAGGCGCTGGGCCGGGCCGAGGAGACGGTCGGCTTCCGCCGGCCGCCGACACCCTGGTTCGCCCGCCTGGCCTTCGCCGAGCCGATCGGCACGCCGGAGGACCTGCAGCGCGCCATCGCCGCGCTGGCCGCCGATCTCTGCGCCCGGCTGGAGGCGCGGATGATGGGCGCGGCGCAGTTCATCGCCGCCTTCCACAGGGTCGACGGCCGCTGCCAGACCATCGCCATCCGCACCGCCCTGCCGGTGCGCGACCCGGCGCGGGTCGGGCGCCTGTTGGCCGACCGGCTGGACCGGGTCGACCCCGGCTTCGGCATCGAGGTCGCGACGCTGCGCGCCGACCGGGTGGCGCCGGTGGCGGGACGCCAATCGGGCCTGAGCACGCTGGAGGGCGAAAGCGCCGGGATCGCGGATCTGGCCGGCTTCGTCGACATCGTCGGCAACCGCATCGGCTTCGACCGGATCTGGCGTCCGGCCGCGGTGGAGCGCCACCTGCCCGAGCGCTGCGTCGCCCCCCGCCCGCCGCTGGCCCCGGATCAGGGCAAGCCCTGGCCGTCCAGCTGGATCCGCCCTCTGCGCCTCCTGCGCCGGCCGGAGCCGATCAAGGCGATCGCCCAGATCCCGGACGACCCGCCGACCAGCTTCCAATGGGCCGGCAAGACCCACCGCGTGCGCCGTGCCGACGGGCCGGAGCGCATCGCCTATGAATGGTGGCGCCAGGCCCGGCCGCAGGACCGGGCGGAGCCGGATATGATCCGCGACTATTACCGGGTGGAGGACGAGACCGGCCGCCGCTTCTGGCTCTACCGCGCCGGTCTGTACCGCGAGGGCGAGACCGCCCGCTGGTACCTGCACGGGATGTTCGACTGA
- a CDS encoding ImuA family protein, whose protein sequence is MSALAALRERLNRYGSAVEEPGVLPLALPPIDDRLPRGGLALGRLHRIAGAGDDPAGAAATGFSARLLARLQKRGPVLWCAAADDLYPPALAALGLDPDRLVLVRPRDETGVLAVAEEALRTRGFGAVLAEAARAELLAERRLQLACEAHGTTAFLLQRRPVALRPGRTAASAAVTRWTVAPAPSGGATAWVGPARWELALTHSRGGRPGRWIVETEDGTDRLAVVAELADHAAAADHASRRLAG, encoded by the coding sequence ATGTCCGCCCTCGCTGCCCTGCGCGAGCGCCTGAACCGGTACGGATCCGCTGTCGAGGAGCCGGGAGTCCTGCCGCTCGCCCTGCCTCCGATCGATGACCGCCTGCCGCGCGGCGGGCTGGCGCTCGGCCGGCTGCACCGGATCGCCGGCGCCGGCGACGATCCGGCCGGGGCGGCGGCCACCGGTTTTTCCGCGCGGCTCCTGGCCCGGCTGCAGAAGCGCGGGCCGGTGCTGTGGTGCGCCGCGGCCGACGATTTGTACCCGCCGGCCCTGGCCGCGCTGGGGCTGGATCCCGACCGGCTGGTCCTGGTCCGGCCGCGCGACGAGACCGGCGTCCTGGCGGTGGCGGAGGAGGCGCTGCGCACCCGCGGATTCGGCGCCGTGCTGGCCGAGGCGGCGCGGGCCGAGCTCTTAGCCGAGCGGCGGCTGCAGCTGGCCTGCGAGGCGCACGGCACCACCGCCTTCCTGCTGCAGCGCCGGCCGGTCGCGCTGCGGCCAGGCCGCACCGCTGCCAGCGCCGCGGTGACGCGCTGGACCGTGGCCCCGGCGCCGAGCGGCGGTGCCACCGCCTGGGTCGGCCCGGCGCGCTGGGAGCTGGCTCTGACCCACAGCCGCGGCGGCCGGCCCGGCCGCTGGATCGTGGAGACCGAGGATGGGACGGATCGTCTCGCTGTGGTTGCCGAACTGGCCGATCACGCGGCTGCGGCTGACCACGCCTCCCGACGCCTGGCCGGCTGA
- a CDS encoding YciI family protein has translation MLYAILCYNSEEAVGAWTQAEDDAVMARLDVVHRRLAAEGRLGPAARLAFTSAATTLMKGHEPPLVIDGPYAETKEQMLGFYVVDCESRDEAVAIAQDLAQANPGAGGYEIRPVRLFLPGTRAA, from the coding sequence ATGCTCTACGCCATTCTCTGCTACAACTCGGAAGAGGCCGTCGGCGCCTGGACCCAGGCGGAGGACGACGCGGTCATGGCCCGGCTCGACGTCGTCCACCGTCGGCTGGCCGCCGAGGGCAGGCTCGGCCCGGCGGCGCGGCTGGCCTTCACCAGCGCCGCGACCACGCTGATGAAGGGCCATGAGCCGCCTTTGGTGATCGACGGCCCCTATGCCGAGACCAAGGAGCAGATGCTCGGCTTCTACGTGGTCGACTGCGAGTCGCGGGACGAGGCGGTGGCCATCGCCCAGGACCTGGCGCAGGCCAATCCCGGCGCCGGCGGCTACGAGATCCGGCCGGTCCGGCTGTTCCTGCCCGGCACCCGCGCAGCCTGA
- a CDS encoding DUF5818 domain-containing protein yields the protein MSTRHRPSPTLFIAFAAATLLGACQTAQQQAQIPPYDFPKVSTQWHDGISVVYTGTLQVGRPCTVLRRDDGSEVAIQGKPVPVRIGDRVTVSGPTAKWSLCQTLETIRADKVDVMTSAYLPAAGGTAVTVAPGAVVVQPTP from the coding sequence TTGTCGACCCGTCATCGCCCCTCGCCGACCCTCTTCATCGCATTCGCCGCGGCGACCCTCTTGGGCGCCTGCCAGACCGCCCAGCAGCAGGCCCAGATCCCGCCCTACGATTTCCCGAAGGTGTCGACCCAGTGGCATGACGGCATCAGCGTCGTCTACACCGGCACGCTCCAGGTCGGCCGGCCCTGCACCGTGCTGCGCCGCGACGACGGCAGCGAGGTGGCGATCCAGGGCAAGCCCGTCCCGGTCCGGATCGGCGACCGCGTCACCGTCTCCGGCCCGACCGCGAAATGGTCGCTGTGCCAGACGCTGGAGACGATCCGCGCCGACAAGGTCGACGTCATGACCAGCGCCTATCTGCCGGCGGCCGGCGGCACGGCCGTGACCGTGGCCCCCGGCGCCGTGGTGGTGCAGCCGACGCCCTGA